One genomic segment of Odocoileus virginianus isolate 20LAN1187 ecotype Illinois chromosome 17, Ovbor_1.2, whole genome shotgun sequence includes these proteins:
- the CD300LD gene encoding CMRF35-like molecule 5 isoform X4: MHLLLLFCLFLQLSGSSAISGPRAVRGVEQASLTVRCRYDPGYESYLKWWCRGADWGSCRIMVKTTESEKEVKKGRVSIKDDWKDRSLTVTMEKLRLDDSDTYWCGIEKFGTDLGNRVEVTIDPAETGHTSNNSDDGLGLSVLLPLIFAVLLLLFMVASLVAWRMAKRPKKAAGTSPVQVRQPPGSDINYADLNLPQIEKPSGSSRKKPSGRASSSPQAYSGDGDYANTADVFRDNIPYTPLTLKTSSLQAEVSRDSITYAALSLDTLDEQPTYSNMEHLNGPPPSRILEEATEYSVIRKP; this comes from the exons GCTCATCTGCCATCTCGGGTCCCAGAGCAGTGAGAGGTGTGGAGCAGGCATCACTGACCGTGCGGTGTCGATACGACCCTGGGTATGAGTCCTACCTGAAGTGGTGGTGCCGGGGGGCCGACTGGGGCAGCTGTCGGATCATGGTTAAAACCACTGAATCAGAGAAGGAGGTGAAGAAGGGCCGCGTGTCCATCAAGGACGACTGGAAAGACCGCTCATTAACCGTGACCATGGAGAAGCTCAGGCTAGACGATTCAGACACTTACTGGTGTGGGATTGAGAAATTCGGAACTGACCTGGGGAACCGAGTAGAAGTGACCATTGACCCAG CTGAGACCGGCCACACCTCCAACAACAG CGATGACGGCCTGGGTCTCAGTGTCCTCCTTCCTCTCATCTTTGCGGTGTTGCTGCTTCTCTTCATGGTGGCCTCGCTTGTGGCTTGGAGAATGGCGAAGAGACCGAAGAAAG ctGCTGGGACATCCCCAGTGCAG GTGCGTCAGCCCCCGGGGAGCGACATAAACTACGCAGACCTGAACCTGCCGCAGATTGAAAAGCCCTCTGGCTCCTCCCGGAAGAAGCCCTCTGGGAGGGCCTCCTCCTCGCCCCAGGCCTACTCGGGGGACGGGGACTATGCCAACACG GCTGACGTTTTCAGGGACAACATCCCCTACACCCCTCTAACCCTGAAGACATCTTCACTGCAGGCTGAGGTTTCCAGGGACAGCATCACCTATGCAGCTTTGTCTTTGGACACCTTGGATGAACAGCCGACCTACAGCAACATGGAGCACCTCAACGGCCCCCCTCCCAGCAGGATCCTTGAGGAGGCCACGGAGTACAGCGTCATCAGAAAGCCTTAG
- the CD300LD gene encoding CMRF35-like molecule 5 isoform X3, which produces MHLLLLFCLFLQLSGSSAISGPRAVRGVEQASLTVRCRYDPGYESYLKWWCRGADWGSCRIMVKTTESEKEVKKGRVSIKDDWKDRSLTVTMEKLRLDDSDTYWCGIEKFGTDLGNRVEVTIDPAPTTVPTTTTTTPTTSTVTTKDIVRSSAETGHTSNNSDDGLGLSVLLPLIFAVLLLLFMVASLVAWRMAKRPKKAAGTSPVQVRQPPGSDINYADLNLPQIEKPSGSSRKKPSGRASSSPQAYSGDGDYANTAEVSRDSITYAALSLDTLDEQPTYSNMEHLNGPPPSRILEEATEYSVIRKP; this is translated from the exons GCTCATCTGCCATCTCGGGTCCCAGAGCAGTGAGAGGTGTGGAGCAGGCATCACTGACCGTGCGGTGTCGATACGACCCTGGGTATGAGTCCTACCTGAAGTGGTGGTGCCGGGGGGCCGACTGGGGCAGCTGTCGGATCATGGTTAAAACCACTGAATCAGAGAAGGAGGTGAAGAAGGGCCGCGTGTCCATCAAGGACGACTGGAAAGACCGCTCATTAACCGTGACCATGGAGAAGCTCAGGCTAGACGATTCAGACACTTACTGGTGTGGGATTGAGAAATTCGGAACTGACCTGGGGAACCGAGTAGAAGTGACCATTGACCCAG CACCAACTACAGTGCCGACCACCACGACCACCACGCCCACCACCTCCACTGTCACCACAAAAGATATTGTTCGCTCCTCAGCTGAGACCGGCCACACCTCCAACAACAG CGATGACGGCCTGGGTCTCAGTGTCCTCCTTCCTCTCATCTTTGCGGTGTTGCTGCTTCTCTTCATGGTGGCCTCGCTTGTGGCTTGGAGAATGGCGAAGAGACCGAAGAAAG ctGCTGGGACATCCCCAGTGCAG GTGCGTCAGCCCCCGGGGAGCGACATAAACTACGCAGACCTGAACCTGCCGCAGATTGAAAAGCCCTCTGGCTCCTCCCGGAAGAAGCCCTCTGGGAGGGCCTCCTCCTCGCCCCAGGCCTACTCGGGGGACGGGGACTATGCCAACACG GCTGAGGTTTCCAGGGACAGCATCACCTATGCAGCTTTGTCTTTGGACACCTTGGATGAACAGCCGACCTACAGCAACATGGAGCACCTCAACGGCCCCCCTCCCAGCAGGATCCTTGAGGAGGCCACGGAGTACAGCGTCATCAGAAAGCCTTAG
- the CD300LD gene encoding CMRF35-like molecule 5 isoform X2, with translation MHLLLLFCLFLQLSGSSAISGPRAVRGVEQASLTVRCRYDPGYESYLKWWCRGADWGSCRIMVKTTESEKEVKKGRVSIKDDWKDRSLTVTMEKLRLDDSDTYWCGIEKFGTDLGNRVEVTIDPAPTTVPTTTTTTPTTSTVTTKDIVRSSAETGHTSNNSDDGLGLSVLLPLIFAVLLLLFMVASLVAWRMAKRPKKAAGTSPVQVRQPPGSDINYADLNLPQIEKPSGSSRKKPSGRASSSPQAYSGDGDYANTADVFRDNIPYTPLTLKTSSLQAEVSRDSITYAALSLDTLDEQPTYSNMEHLNGPPPSRILEEATEYSVIRKP, from the exons GCTCATCTGCCATCTCGGGTCCCAGAGCAGTGAGAGGTGTGGAGCAGGCATCACTGACCGTGCGGTGTCGATACGACCCTGGGTATGAGTCCTACCTGAAGTGGTGGTGCCGGGGGGCCGACTGGGGCAGCTGTCGGATCATGGTTAAAACCACTGAATCAGAGAAGGAGGTGAAGAAGGGCCGCGTGTCCATCAAGGACGACTGGAAAGACCGCTCATTAACCGTGACCATGGAGAAGCTCAGGCTAGACGATTCAGACACTTACTGGTGTGGGATTGAGAAATTCGGAACTGACCTGGGGAACCGAGTAGAAGTGACCATTGACCCAG CACCAACTACAGTGCCGACCACCACGACCACCACGCCCACCACCTCCACTGTCACCACAAAAGATATTGTTCGCTCCTCAGCTGAGACCGGCCACACCTCCAACAACAG CGATGACGGCCTGGGTCTCAGTGTCCTCCTTCCTCTCATCTTTGCGGTGTTGCTGCTTCTCTTCATGGTGGCCTCGCTTGTGGCTTGGAGAATGGCGAAGAGACCGAAGAAAG ctGCTGGGACATCCCCAGTGCAG GTGCGTCAGCCCCCGGGGAGCGACATAAACTACGCAGACCTGAACCTGCCGCAGATTGAAAAGCCCTCTGGCTCCTCCCGGAAGAAGCCCTCTGGGAGGGCCTCCTCCTCGCCCCAGGCCTACTCGGGGGACGGGGACTATGCCAACACG GCTGACGTTTTCAGGGACAACATCCCCTACACCCCTCTAACCCTGAAGACATCTTCACTGCAGGCTGAGGTTTCCAGGGACAGCATCACCTATGCAGCTTTGTCTTTGGACACCTTGGATGAACAGCCGACCTACAGCAACATGGAGCACCTCAACGGCCCCCCTCCCAGCAGGATCCTTGAGGAGGCCACGGAGTACAGCGTCATCAGAAAGCCTTAG